The following nucleotide sequence is from Corylus avellana chromosome ca7, CavTom2PMs-1.0.
ATAGGACGGAACGATAGTTCATCGGGGAATCAAACGTTCAATGCTAACAGTAAGggtataattaggattttaatgTATGATTAGGATTTCATGTGTAAGACTAAGGTTTCTAGTGTGCAATATGTCTAATATTAGGGTATGGTTTGCAGTGACATGAAGTAAGTAAATGCTTACTGAATGGATAAACTCTCTTAATATACAAATGCAAAAATTTCTCCTTATAAATGATGAGATATTTATACatgtttatttaaataaattatgttATGAGCCGATTtatgataattaaaaatatgtCGTGTGAACTAGGGCTAAGCAAATTACTGACTAACCGACTTCCGACTGACTTTTGACCGACACCGACCGTTACTGACTAGATGGCGGACAATAGgtggcatgattttttttattccgaatTTTTCGGTTCGGTAGGCGGAAGAGGTTTTTTAACTGAACCGACTTTACCAACCAACTTTACCGACAAATTTGCCACTTTTCCACATACCGACATTATCGACACCGACTTTACTGACTTCCAACCGACATTGACTTTACCGACTTCCATTCGGTTCGAaatgcgaaataaaataaaatttggtgtaataagtcggtgaaataaCCGATATTGTCGGttcaaaaggcaaaaataaaatttttctaccgAAACCGATATTACCGACCGACGCTCAGGCCTAGTGTGAACAAAGGCAACATTTATTACTTTTGCAAAACCCATGACGTTCTTGGTTACCCAAGTTTAAGGAATATGTTTTGTTACTTAAGGCTCATTGCATAACAAGTTCCTTGATAATTTACTTGCTAAGCCGTAAATTATACAATTACTCTTTCAATTGTGAAACATCCCGATGTTTTGTAGATTAACAGGTATGATGGACCGTTGGATTGACCATTTTGTTGGGTTGAAGATGTCGGGCAAAGAGCTCGTATAGTCAGGTTTGGGTAATATAGTTAGATGATGTTAATTATTGCATTATATTTCTTTAGAAGCTGTGTGTTTGTATTGATGATAGTTGATGATATTGTTGAAGATATTTGGTTTTGCATTACATCATTCTTCTCCCCTTTCTACTATATTTAATCTGATAATTGGTGTTTAAGTTATTGGTTTGTTGGCAATCATTGGCTATTTAAAACCCCAATTGGCTATTTAAAAACCCAATCATTGCGCTGCCCAAAACTGTTTCTTgcaataaatacaaaaacacGTCTGACTGAGCAACTTCCCTAATTGTTACAAAGTCTTattaatttttaggaaaaaaatattttttaaaacaatccTAAACTAATAACAGTTTTTTAAATAGCTCCATAAAGTTTAAAGTTGGTTAAAGTGATACATCAAACTATtaaaatgtgttaaaaaaaattattttttgtcctCAAATGGTAGTTTAATAGGTTGAGACTAGCTTGAATCCCCCGTCTCCCTATTGTGTGGCcatgtccaaaaaataaaaaagccaattttttattatattcctacAATACcattattctcttaaaaattgaaataatttttttttttttagtttcatatatttatacttttttacATGTATCGCGATTTATGGCGTTGATGTGATATCTAACAAAATTCATCAAATGTTTTAATAGAATTTGTTtttagggactaaattatttttttggcatattcgAGAGACCTCTGAGTTCACTTTCATGTGACAtggagcgatttgtaatttaggccaaccatatggtttgattttacttttattcctattttttatatcatatgagcgatttgtaatttaagccaactacatcgactaattttttatttatcccgccccctttttttttttttagtatttatccacctgttggggttttttttatctttgtttaaaaaattgtttagtttagttttttttacagaataagggtattatagtaatataataataaagtgacatTTTTGGCACAATTTAATAGTTTGATGTATTACTTTATCATCCTTTAAACTtcgtaggtttttttttttaaaaaaatggccGTTTGTAAGTggctttctttaaaaaaaaaaaaaaaaaaaaaaagtttttttcctattttttaaaaattttataaaagatgTGATAATTAAAAAATGGCAATCAGCCAATTGAAATACACTGAAATTTGTAGTTAATTTTTACAAACCAGTCTAATCAATTGCCAAATTCttttaacatgtgagaaacacatattttttgaataatttcatCAGAGCTTAGATTAAAGGATAACAACGCGCCTctgataaaatattaatatagaATTCTAATTGTTTTTCTAAACCATTCCTTGCACTTCGAGAAAATTTTGCGTTTCCCCTTATCATATCCCATTTTTGAGTCCTGACCCTAAGCCTAACACTATCTCTTACTTACAAACCCTAGGTACACTTAAATTTTGTCCTTAGATTTTGAAagtgtgacactgacttaaataaacacgtatcataattttattagttATAATGTGTTACACTAACAGAATTTGTTAAATCAACTAACATAATTTGACTGTACatgataaattttatttttggcataTTGTaagctaattgcaaatcaggtaaataGCAtcgactaattttgcattttttccttctaataaATAGGAAAATGTAGAcgtatttttatcaatttaacacttaatttgtaatgttttctcAAACTGAAAATTACATAATGTCCTTCCACTTGTACCCCTCGTACAAATAGAGGAAAATATGGGGATATTATCCAAATTCCTTTATAAAGACCTGGGCAACCATAGTTGACAAATCAACTCACCATGGGAGAAGAAGTGAAGGTGTTTAGGACATGGTCAAGTCCGTTTGCTTTCAGGGTCGTTTGGGCGCTCCAATTCAAGGGCGTACCTTACGAGAACATATACGAAGATCTCTCCGAGAAGAGCTCTTTGCTTCTGCACTATAATCCTATCCATAAGAAGGTTCCGGTGCTTGTGCATAATGGAAAACCATTAGCAGAGTCGCTTGTAATTCTTGAATATATTGAGGAGACCTGGAAGCAGACTCCTTTATTTCCTGAAGATCCTTATGAACGAGCCACCGCACGCTTCTGGGCAAGATTTGGAGATGATCAGGTAAAGTAACCACTCTTTATATagcagcaattttttttttctcagcaaATTTTAGAGATCTTGATCCTGTTTTCCTGATAACTATGAACTACTCTGTATTATGTTCACCTATAAACccaaatttgttaattttcaaaaatttgacaCTAATTACTCTTCCAGCCAAGGAGTTGATACTTTTTAATGTGAGGATATGTTGTGTGTTGCTGTAGGTTTTGCCTTCCGTATTCGGTGTTTTTATCAAGCAAGGGAAGGAGCGAGAGGAAGCAATCGTCACAGCCCATGGGAACTTGAAATATCTGGAAGAAGAGCTGAGAGGGAAAAAGTTTTTCAGCGGAGAGAAAATTGGATTTTTAGATCTTGCATTTGGTTGGGTTGCTAATTTGGTTAGTGTATTTGAGGAGATACAGGGCTTGACATTGATAGATCATGAAAAGTATCCATTGTTATTAGCATGGATTCAGAACTTCATGGATGATCCAATAATCAAGGAAAGCTGGCCACCTCGAGACAAACTGATCACCAAATACCAAGCTCTTCTTGGATCCTTCATTCCAAAAGAGGCCGCAGAGAAATGAGATGGCTTGCAAGGCCTTCTCTTGATCTCCAACTTCAAATGATAGCAGAGCAATTGAAATGTTGTAGTTGCTTTAcatgtgtgtgtatttttttttttccctaatgtGCTTTACAAGTATTGTTTACTTGTTAGTTGAAACATGTTTGCGAATAAAGGGTTTATTGTCATGGTTTATTCTGACCATAAGGAAACAAGTCCGAccatgaaatgtttttttttttttttttttctgattaaaTCAAATAGAATCCTACCACACCACACCAATCTGATCTCTAATAATTGAGATATGATGCACTAGTAGTGATTCAATGCATCTCACCACCCTATACAGATGGGTAAGCAAATTCACGAGCATGTTCTGGAAATGGGTTAATTTGGGGTCGGATAAGTATATCACGAATGCATTAGTAGATATGTACGCTAGGTTCGGTGATTTAGTCAAAGCGCGAAACGTGTTCGAGGAAATGCCTAACAGGGATCTTGTGTCGTGGAAGTGGAATAGTCTGATTTCTGGGTATAGTTCAAACGGGTATTGGTAGGAGGCTCTGGAAATTTATTCCAGGTCTAGAATGGTGGGAATGCTACCGGATGCTTTTACAGTTCCAAGTTTTGCCTGCGTGTGGAAGCGCAATTGTTGTTGATGAGGATAATCAGTGTGCCCATGTTATCACCAATAGACAATCGACATATGTCCCGGATGATGGCTTATCTTTGACACGTGGCCAAATACCATGTTGGATTGGGCACGTCATCGTTACACCGTAACATATATGCCACCTCATCTAAATATTGCCACATCAACAAAGTGAACCTCCCTTTAAAAAGTATCATATTTGTAATACCCCAACTTTTAAAACAAgcggaaagaaaaaaaatgtttaatttttcatttgacgCTACTACTTATAAAACACATGCAACGAAAATACCTATATTTTCCActatttataaattaatcattacttagtttaaacaaataacaaaattcaTTGCGCTATGTTTCTTAATTAAACTATTGATCCTTAATATAAGTTTTAATCTTTAAACTAAACCCAATAAATTAGTTAAGAGTTAAATTTTAAGTTaatgatagttttaaaaattacctATAAGtattgaaaaattaatataGAGAAATAGGAACGAGCATAGCATCACTCATAAGTCCATATATTACGTGAATCTGAAGCttacacaactttttttttttttaataacaacaacaaccaaaagTTTTAGGTTTTACGGCTGAatcttttttaatgtttctattagcaaaattagaaatatatatatatattgttgatttcttttttgtacAAGCACGCTTACATGTGTGTGTACATACACATAAGTAATATGtttgttttatgtatttattaattatgagtTGCTGTTTGTAGTGGTTGGAGTAGGGTTGACTTCATGAGTTCTTGTTTTATAGGGCGGCGTTTTTTTTCTATGGTAAGGAGATACAATATGTTGTGAAATAACACAATCGAAAAtaagttaaatttaattttttaaaaatttaacaatattATGTCACGTcatgttataaaaaatttttgtattaacatttttttttttttttgccaatcATTGGCTATTTAAAAATCCAATTGGCTATTTAGAACCCCAAGCATTGGGTTGTCCAAAACTGTGTCGCtaatttttacaaataaatttaataaagtgTTTCTTAGCATACGagaaacatatgttttttttaagtaatgttatatttttactttttgatacTACAATGAATTAATTGCAAATTAGGTAAATCAAAttaactaattttatattttttctttctaataaatAGGAAAAGTACAcgtatttttatcaatttaacacttaatttgtaatgttttcttcaactaaaaattacatcaatGTATTGTTGTGTGAAAGGTCACAAATCTCTCACATAATCACTCAAGCGGAACAAATGTGATATAtcgtttaaaagaaaaataaacaaaagacaaCAAGAATACAAGATTTACATAGTTCGAAAATTTGCTTACATCTAGAGTGCAACAGTAGAGAGAGATTTCACTAATTCAAAAGAGGAGAACACAAAAGAGTTttaaaacactcacaaacccAAGACCCCAAATACACCTAATTTCCTTCTCACTTTCTAGGACTCTCAATTTTCCGGTACAAGTTGCTTCCTTTTCCTCTCAGCTTTACAACAATAACCGgatgtctttgttttttgtcttttttgtctttttttttttttttttttttacatgcccgcataagagggaaagagagattcgaactaataacctcTACTTTATTAGGCGTGATTCCAGCCGATTGGACTAAATATTAGGGACAATGACCGGATGTCTTAAATAA
It contains:
- the LOC132187513 gene encoding probable glutathione S-transferase; its protein translation is MGEEVKVFRTWSSPFAFRVVWALQFKGVPYENIYEDLSEKSSLLLHYNPIHKKVPVLVHNGKPLAESLVILEYIEETWKQTPLFPEDPYERATARFWARFGDDQVLPSVFGVFIKQGKEREEAIVTAHGNLKYLEEELRGKKFFSGEKIGFLDLAFGWVANLVSVFEEIQGLTLIDHEKYPLLLAWIQNFMDDPIIKESWPPRDKLITKYQALLGSFIPKEAAEK